The Stigmatella ashevillena genomic sequence CGCAGTTCCGCACTGGCGCCGGTGTAGAGGGTGCCGTGCAGGCCCACCATGAGCCCGTGCGTATGAAACAACGGCAGGGCGAGCAGCAGCCGATCTTCCTCGGTCCACCTCCAGGCCTGGGTGACGGCCCGGATGTTGGAGAGCAGATGGCTCTGCCGCAGCATGGCTCCCTTGGAGCGCCCGGTGGTGCCCGAGGTGTAGCCCAACACGGCGATGTTGATGTCCCCGGGCACGGACATGGGACGCTCCTCCACTGGCTCGGCGAGGAGTGTGTCAAAGGAGAGGAGCGTCAGAGACGGTGGCAGCGAGGAGGTGAGCGGCTCCACGGTGATGAGCCACTCCAGCGCTGGGAGCCCACCCAGGAGGGGCGTCAGCTCCGCGGCGCCAGCAACCCCGGTGACGCAAACACGGGTCTCGGAGTCAGTAAGAATGTGGTCCAGCTCCACTTGCCGGTACTGCGTGTTGACGAGCACCACGATGCCGTGGGCGTACTGCACGCCAAGGTAGGCGATGACGAACGCCGGGCTGTTCTCCAGGTAGAGCGCGACGCGATCACCAGGCTTCAGGTGGCGGCGAAGGAGCGCCTGAGCGAAGGAGGTGACGTGACGGGCGAGCTCTCCATAGGTATAGCGCTTCGCGTCGAAGATCAGGGCCAAGCGCTCTGGGGTCCTCCGGGCGTGATCCAGGAAAACCTCGAGAATGCTGGATGGACTCGCTGGACGGTACTCGTCGTCGTGCTCGTCCGGAGGCGTCGAGGGCGCATGAGGGATCGTCATGGGGAGATGAGCCTACACGGTCCGCACCGGAGAGAGCGACACCGGAGAGAGCGACACCGGGGTTCCTCTGTATTCACTGAGGTTGTCAATTTCATTGCTACTCGGGTTGTTTTGTCGAACTCATCGCACAGCGCCATATTCTCAACACTCCAACGCAGCACTCCCGAGGAGCGATAAGAATGCGCATGAGCAAGCTGTCCGTTGTGGCGGTGTTCGGCCTCTGGCTCGCGGGATGTGGAGCCCAGGATTTGAGCGGCGAAGAGATCGCAAGTCAGCTCGAACAGGACTTTGGTGGCCCGGACGGGCTGATGGATTTCTTCGAAAGCCATACAGAGAATGAGATCCGCTGGGCGATGGAGCCCTACGGCGTCGGATTCGTCACCCCTGCCCTCATCACCGACTGTCCGCAGGTGTTCCCGTCAAGCGACAGGAACACCTGGCACACCTTGAATGGCAAATATCATTTCATTGACAGCTCGGGCCGACCCCACCGGGCGTACGCGTACCTGCCGCCGATCTCCACCGCGGCGCGCAACGACACGTGCCAGGGGAACGTGGGGCGCTGGGGTGACGCGGCGGACCCCAGCAACGACTACGACGGGGGACACCTCATTGGCTCCCAGCTTGGAGGATGGGGAGGACGGGCGAATCTCGTACCTCAGGATGCCAACTTCAATCGCGGGAGCTGGGTGGCGCTCGAGAACAAGATGGCCAAGTGCGCGGGCCTGCCCAGTGGCCGACTGCGCTACTACATTGGTGCGAACTACCCGAACAGCAGCACGATCATCCCCAATAACCTGACGATGGAGATCAGAAACCAGGCCACGGGGGGCAGCGTGTCGCTGTCTTTCTCGAACACGGACGGAGGCGGCTCGAATGGCGCGAACGAGAAGAACCGTGGCGTGAGCTTCCTGACGAGTCAGGGGTGCAACTAAGGGACTGTTTCGGTACGCGCCCCGAGGACAGCGCCGAGGCTGTCGCCCGGGCGCTGCCCTGATTTCTTCGAGCGTGCGGCCTACTCCTTCGCGCTCGCCTTGGCCGGGTCGATCTCCTCCTCGGAGCGCTCCTCTTCCGTCGCCCCTTCCCACTTCTCCCCTGCCCCGAGGCGCCACTCTCCGGGCACGTCCAGCTTCCACAAATACGTGGACGAGGCGACGCCTCCCGAGGCCGCGCGCGAGGTCACCTTGATGGTGATGTCCATCTTCGACACCTCCGCGGGCACCAGGTCCATGTCGTAGTGGCCCAGCACCATCTGCGGGGGGAACTCGGCGATGAAGCGCTCCGGGAAGTCGATCTTCATCGACGGGTCCGTGCCCTTCATCTCTCCCAGGAGCTTGCCCCGAGCGTCCGTGAGCCTCCAGGCGGTGTCGAAACCCGCGCTGGTGACCATCTTCTTCAGCTTGCCGTCGTCCTTCAGCTCGCGCTGCGCGCCCCAGAGCGCCAGTTGCAACCGGACCTGCGGCTTGCCCAGCACCATCACCACGTCCGAGGACACCACATCCAGCCGCATCCCCTTGTCCGTGGCCGTCCACTCCGGGTGGTAGCGCCCACTTCGCAGTGTGTCGAAAACTTTACGCGTATACTGATAATACGCCTTCCGGTTATCGGCCTGGTCGTCCTTGCCGCTCTCCGCCTGGCGCTCCACCTCCTGGAGGTATGTGTCAAACTCCTTGTTCCCTCCATAGCGGTTCTGGTGGGTGGCGATCTGCTCGAAGTAGGCCTTGAAGAAAGGGGCCACTTCCTCCCGGTAGCCCTTGTCGTCGGGGTTGCTGCGCATCCACCCCGCCCGCTCCAGGTAGTCCTTCTGGATCCGGGCCAGGTCCGCCTTGCGCTCCGCCTCACGGGTCTGGGCGCTGAGCTTCCGGTAGAACATCACCGAAGCGACCAACACACCCACAAAGAGGACGATGACACCAAAGTAGCGCTTCACTCAGAGAGTCTCCTGATGCGTAAGGGCGTCCAGTGATATGAGAACTTCCCTGAGTGATCCAGGCCACGGGCACCTACCTGTTGACAATACCGCTCCCCCTCGAAGAGGGCGGGCTGCTGGACGGCACCCAGGTGGCGTACGAGACCTACGGGGAACCGTCTGGCGAGAACTCGGTGGTATTGCTGCATGATCTCGCCCAGTCCCACCGTGCGCTGGGACCGGTGGAGGCCTCTGCGTACCAAGCCTCGGGCTGGGGCCGGGAGCTGATCGGCGAGCAGCGGCCGTTGGATCCCTCCAGCCTGCACATCCTCTCCCCGAACCTGCTCGGCAGCCCCTTTGGCACCACCTCCCCCCTGACGCAGGACCCCTACACCGGCGAGCCCCTGGGGCCCGCGCTGCCCCTGCTGACGGTGGTGGACATGGCCCGCGTCCTGTCCGCGTTCATGCGCGGGGTGGGGCTCAAGCGGGTCCGGGCCTTGATTGGCGTGGGGCTGGGAGGGCTCGTGGCCCTGCGACTCGCCGCCCTGTTCCCCGAGCTGACGGCGGGGGTGGTGGCCATCGGCGCGTCACGGGCGCTCCCAGAGCCGCTGCGCAACCGGATCGGCATGTTCAACCAGCTGCTCTGGATGGATCCGGAGTTTCGCGAGGGGTTCTACCCGCCGGACGGGGGACCCCGCCGGACGCTGCGCAAGCTGCGGCTGGAGTACCTCCGGCTGCTGTACGGACGCGAGCTGCTCACCGCCCGGTACCGGGACATCACCACCGCCGAGCAGGCCCTGGAGGCGGATGCCGACGCCTTCTCGGCCACCTTCGACGCGAACGCCTGGTCCTTGCTGAGCACCGCGTACGCGGGGTGTGACTTGACGGAGTTCCTGCCGAAGATCCAGGCCCAGGTGCTGCTCATCACCGGCGCCTCGGACATGCTCGCTCCGCCCGCGCGGGTCCGGGAGACGTACCACCTGCTGAGCGCCTCGGGCGTTCAGGCGCGCTACCACGAGTTGCAGGGCGCCGGAGACCATGGGGCCCTGCTCACCGAGACCCGGCGCATTCACGGTCCCGTGCGGGACTTCCTGCGCCGGTTGCGCTGACTACCGCGAGGGGGGCACCGCGAGCCGTGCTCGGAGCGCGCCCACCAGCATCCCGATGGCGATGTCGTTGTTTCCCCCGTGCGGAATGATGATGTCCGCGAAGTGCTTGGAGGGCTCGACGAAGCCCATGTGCATGGGGCGCACGTGCCGCAGGTACTGGCCCACCACGTGATCGAAGTCCCGGCCGCGATCCTTGATGTCCCGGGTGAGGCGCCGGAGGATGCGAAGGTCATCGTCGGCATCGACGTAGATCTTCACGTCCATCTGGTCCCGCACCTCCTTCATGTGCAGCACGAGGATGCCTTCGATGAGGATAATGTCCCCCGGCTCCACGAGGACGGTGTTTGCCTGGCGGGAGGACGTTCGGAAGTCGTAGGCAGGCTTCTCGATGGCGTGCCCGGACTTCAGCTGCTTCAGGTGGTGGACGAGCAGATCCGTATCGAAGGCATCGGGATGATCGAAGTTCACCTGCCGCCGGTCCTCCAGCGGCATGTCCTTCAAGTCACGGTAGTACGAGTCTTGATCGATGAAGGCGACACGACAGTCGGCCAGCGCCTCGCGGACCTTCCGGGCGACGGTCGTCTTGCCGGACGCGGTTCCGCCCGCGATTCCAACGACGAGGGGTGACGACATGGTCGGCCACCTACCGCAGCGGCACGGCCAGCGCAAGGCTGCGTCAGAAACCGGACAATCCCGGCTTAGACTCCTCGCCGCACCAGCCCCCGGCTCAGGGCCTCTGCGAGCCCGGCGGCGGGGAGTGAGGCCTCCGGGGCGGGCCCGGAGATCAAGGTCCGCAGCAGTCCCAGGAGGGAGGCAGGCGCCGTCTGCACTTCCCAGCGCCCTGCCTTCCGGCGGACAGCAAAGCGCCAGGGCCGGAGCACCACCCGCTGTGCTGTCTGGGCCAAGGACTCCAACCCGCTCACCTCCAGGCGCTCGCACGCCCACGCACGCCCCGTGAGGTGCCGCCGCAACGCCCGGGCCGTGTAGAGAAGCTCGGACAGGTCCGCCGGGAAGGCTCCCACCCATGCATCGGCCGCAAGCCCCACCTCTCCAGGTCCCGGAGGAGCGAGGGGCCGCTGCGCCAGGGTGGGCAAGAACACCTCGAAGGAGAGCGCCGCCGAGCACCCCTCATCCGGCTGAGCCCGGAGACGCCTTCGGGCAAACGCCAGGAACGCATGGTCCAGGGAGCGACCCTGGCCCTGGTACAGCTCGCGAAACTCCAGAGATGCCGTGAAGGCCCGCAACTCCTCGCGCGTTCCCGCCATCAACAGGCGCGTCACCGGGAAGCTGCGATCGAGCTGCTCGGCCACCACCGCCAGCCGGAAGTCCGTCTCCACCCGACTGCCCTCCGGATCGTCCCCGGGCTCGGGGGGCCGAGCGCCGTAGCCCAGCTCGAACAGTTCCCAGGGCTTGCTCTCGTTGGGCAGCGGTGGGATCGGGGCCTCTCGGGGAGAGAGGCTCAGGGGCGGCCGCGCCTGCGCCGGGATCCACTTGCGCAGGCGGTGCAAGGTCAGCTGGGCCACTTCGGGCGGGTGCCCATCTCCCTCGAAGGTGACCGCGCGCAGCGAGGGGCAGCGTGGCAGCAGGTTCTCCAGCATCGCGAACAGCTCGTCACGCACCGGCTGGGTGTGGTCATCCACGTAGAAGCGGCGATCCCCTCGGCGCGTCACCACCCCGCCCGCGACGTGCAGTTCGATGACCTGCTCGAAGGGGAAGCCATCCCACCCCGCCTCCAGGGGTAAGCGCGCGGAGAGCTGGTAGCTGAGAAGGTGCCCCACATCGATGAGGAGCGGGAGCCCGGTGCGCGCATGCAGCCCCGCCATGAAGTCGAGCACGTGCATGTCTCCGCGCCGGGCGAAGACCGCGGGATTCTCCAGCGCCAACGGGCGGCCCAGTGCCGCCTGGACATGGAGGGCATGCGCCACGCAGTCCTCCAGGCCCTCCTGGGTCAAGGGGGGAGGAATGTAGAGATAGCCCGGGAAGGGCTGGCCGCCCGAGTGCCACCACCCCACGTCATTCCCCACCCAGGCGCTGCCCACGGCCTGCGCGTGCGCCTCCAGTTCCGCCAGGGCTTGAGCGGTCTCCCGCTCGGGTCCGTAGAGGTTGAGGTGCACCGGGTGGAAGAGCACTGGCACCTGCCCCAGGTTCCGAGTCATCTCGGGATACAGCGTGGCGTGTGCCTTCGTCTCCTCCAGCGACAGCGGAGCGCTGTACTCCACGAAGTCGAAGAGCCCAGGAGCGTCTTCGAGCAGACGATAGGGATGGGGTGGATCGCTGGCATTCAGGTTGCTGCTCAATCCCAGCCCACGCCACGGAAGCGTCCAAGCCTCCTGCGAACGCCCCCTCGCCCCACTGCCCGTCGTCTCGCTCATGTGACGCGGGGATGCTACACCCGAACGCCATGTTCCATCGCAAGGGCCCCACCTTTTTCGAGTTGGCCCAGCAGTGCTTCTCCTCCGTCGAGCACGGGTACGATCTGCTCGCGCCCAAGTTCGACCACACGCCCTTCCGCACACCGGAGGTGGTGCTGAAAAAGGCCCTGGAGCTGGTGGGCCCTTCAGGCTCCATCGACCGGGCGCTCGACGTGGGCTGCGGCACGGGGGCGGCGATGCGCCACCTGCGCCCGCTGTGCCGCCAAGAGGTGGTGGGCGTGGATCTGAGCCGCGGCATGCTGGACGAGGCCCGCCGCCGCCAAGCGGATGCCCCGGGGGGCGCCACGTTGACCTTCGTCCAGGGCAACGCGCTGGAGCTGACCTACGAGGCGGAGTTCGACGTCGTGACGAGCTTTGGCGCCTTCGGCCACATCCTGGAGAAGGATGAGCCACGCCTGGTGCAAGCCATCGCTCGGGCGCTTCGTCCGGGGGGCCGCTTCCTCTTTGTCACCGCCCAGCCCCCCTCGATGCTCCACCCCGGCTACTGGCTGGCCCGGGGCTTCAACGCGGCGATGCACGTGCGCAATGCCCTCTGGAAGCCGCCCTTCGTCATGTACTACCTGACGTTCCTCGTGCCACGCGCCCGCGCGCTGCTGGGAGCGCAAGGCTTCGATGTCGACGTGCGCGAGGGGCTGCTGCCCCGTCCCTTCCACGGCTACCCGATCGTCGTCGCCACCCGGAAGTGAGGGCCATGCCCTCACGAGGGCTTCAGTCCGAGCGCATGGCCTCCACGGGATCCAACCGGGCCGCGCGCGCCGCGGGGTAGATGCCGAAGATGAGCCCCACCCCGGAGCTCATCCCCAGTGACAGCGCCACGGCCCAGGGGGGCACCAGCGTGGGAAAGCCCAACATCCACCGTCCCAGGAACGCCAGGCCAAACCCCAACCCCACACCGATGGCGCCTCCGACCAGCGACAGCATCACCGCCTCGGTGGCGAACTGCCCGAGGATGCGCCGCTTGCGCGCCCCCAGCGCCTTGCGGATGCCGATCTCCTTCGTCCGCTCCGTCACCGACACCAACATGATGTTCAGGATGCCGATGCCCCCCACCACCAAGGACAGCAGGCACACGCCGAAGCCCGCGATGGTGATGACCTGCGAGAGCTGATTGAAGGTCTGCGTCATCGACTCGTTGGTGTGCAGCTCGAAGTTGTTCTCCTCGAGAGGCCCCACGTCGCGCCGGCGGCGCAGCAGCGTCTCCACCTCATCCTTCGCCTTGTTCACCAAGTCCGCATCGTGCGCCTGGATGTTGAGATCCAAGGAGCGCGCCTTCCCATAGAGCTGCTGGAAGGAACGCAAGGGCATGATGACGAGGTTGTCCATGCTCATCATGCCCAGGAAGCTGCCGCGCCGCTGCAGCACGCCGATGATGGTGAAGGGCCTTCCCTTCACGCGAATCTCATGGCCGAGCGGATTCTGGCCGGGCAGCAGCGCGTCCGCCACGTCCAGTCCCACCACCGCCACGTGGCGCCCATCCACGGACTCGGACTCTCCGAAGAACCGTCCGGACGCCACGGTGATGCCGCTGGTCTCCAGGTACTCGGGCGTGGCCCCGAAGACGCGCACCGACGGACGCGTCTCCTGGGTGGACGTGACGATCTTCTGGCCTCCCTCGTCGTCGGAGGCAGCCACCGAATTCACCGAAGCGCAGGACTCCTCGATGGCGCGGGCATCCTCCTGGGTGAAGCTCGGGCGCTTGGCGTACATCTGCCAGTTGAAGCGGCCAAAGCCCATGGGCCACTTCGTCGCCATGAAGGTATTGGCGCCGAGCTGGGACAGATCCTTGTTCACCTTGATGCGCAGCCCCTCGATGAGGGCCATCATCGTGATGACCGTGGTGACGCCAATGACGATGCCCAGCAGCGTCAGCAGCGAACGCAGCGGGTTGCCCAGGAACGTGCCAAAGGCCAGACGGAGGTTGTCGAGAAAGGCTCTCATGGGCTCCGTCTACTCGTAGCGCAGTGCTTCCACCGGATCGAGGTTGGCCGCCCGGGCCGCGGGCCAGATGCCAAACAGCAAGCCCACCACCGCCGCGAAGCCCACCCCCCCCACCACGGTGATCCACTGCACATCCGCCGCCAGCGGGGTGATGAGGGAGACCACCTTCGCCGTGCCCAGACCCACCACGGTGCCCAGCGCACCCCCCACGGCGGAGACGGCCGAAGCCTCCATCAGGAACTGCACCACGATGGTGCGCTTGCGGGCTCCCAGCGCCCGGCGGATGCCAATCTCCCGCGTCCGCTCGCGCACGGACACCAGCATGATGTTCATGATGCCAATCCCCCCCACCAGCAAGGTGATGAAGCCCACGCCCACCGCCACGCCATAGAGCGCTCCGGTGAGCTGCTGATAGGTGTTGGCGAGCATCTCCGGGCGGTTGATGGAGAAGTCGTCCGGCGCCTCCGGGGGGGTGTTCCGCACGCGCCTCAGAATGCCCACGAGCTGATCCTCCGCGCGGTTCACGTCCTCGGTGCTCCGCACCGAGAGGGCCATGCTGAAGGCGCGTTGCTTGCCAAACAAGGCATAGAACGTCTTGAAGGGCACCATCACGACCAGATCCTGGTTGTTGTCCAGCATCATGCCCTTGCGCGACAGCGTGCCCACCACCTGGAAGGGGCGCCCATCGATCCGGACGGTTTGCCCCACAGGGCTCACCCCCGGAAAGAGCCCCGAGGCCACGTCCGCACCGAGGACGGCCACGGCGCGTGTCGTCTCGTTGTCCGCCTCCGTCAGGAAGCGGCCCGAGGTCACTTCGAAACCGGAGATGGACAGGTACTCGTTCGTCACCCCGTTGATGTTCACGGTGGACAGCTGCTCTTCCCCATGGGCCACGTCCGCCGCGCGCCCCACCATCGGAGAGATGGCGGTGAGATAGGTGGACTGGGAGCGGATCTGCTCCAGCTGCGCCAGGGTGAAGTTCTTGCGGTTGCGGTACAGCCACCAATCCCCTCCCATCACCCAGGGGAACTTGGAGATGAAGAGGTTGTTGGAGCCGATGGTGGCCAGTTGTCGGTCGAAGGACGCGTTGAGCCCCTGGATGATGCCGACGATGGCCAGCAGGGTGGCCACGCCGATGCCGATGCCGATCGTCGTGAGCACCGTGCGCATCCGGTTGGCCTTCAGGGAGTAGAGCGCGATGCGCCCTCCCTCCAACACATCCACCCGGAAGCTCATAGCCCCCCCGCCCCCTGCGCCGCGGGGATGATGAGATTCGTGAGCGCCACCTCACGGCCAGGCCCGTCCGCCACCACCTCGCCGTCACTGAGGCGAACCGCCCGGGGGCAGCGCGCCGCCAGCTTGGGCTCGTGGGTGACGAGCACCAGGGTGTGCCCCGCCCGATGGAGCTCTTCGAAGAGCCGGACGATCTCCTCGCCCGTGGCCGAGTCCAGGTTGCCCGTGGGCTCGTCCGCCAGAAGCATGGAGGGCTCGGCCACCAACGCCCGGGCAATGGCCACGCGCTGGCGCTGGCCACCGGACAGCTCGTTGGGCCGGTGGTGCATGCGGTGGCCCAACTGCACCTTCTCCAGGGCGGCCTTCGCCCGATCGCGGCGCTCGCGCGCGGACACCCCCCGGTACACCAGCGGCAGCTCCACGTTGGCGAGCGCCGTCTCCCGGGGCAGCAGCTGGAAGGTCTGGAAGATGAAGCCGATCTCCTTGTTCCGGATGAGGGCCAACTCGTCGTCGTTCATCCGCGCCACATCCTTGCCATTGAGGATGTAGCTGCCGCTGGAGGGGGTATCCAGGCAGCCCAGCACGTTCATCAGCGTCGTCTTGCCCGAGCCGGACTGCCCGATGATGGCCACCCACTCTCCCCGGCTGATGCCGAAGGAGACGCCCCGCAGGGCACGCACTTCCTCACCGCCCACGCTGAAGACGCGGGTGATGTTCATCAACTCGATGAGCCGACTCTCACCGGTCCCGGCGACGTGACTCACGACTTGTGCCCACCCTTCATCCCAGGTCCCCCCTGCGAGGGTTCACTGACGATGTCTCCGTGGTTGAGATCCTTGGAGAGCGTCCGGTAGGGCCCTTCCACCACCCGGTCTCCATCCCGCAGGCCCTCGAGGATCTCCAGCTCCGTGTCGGAGGCGATCCCCGTGCGCACGCGGCGCACCTGGGCCTTGTTGTCCGTGTCCACCACGAAGACGACCTTGGCCAGCGACTCCGTCTTGCGCCGGGCCTGCAGGCCCCCGCCTTCCACGGGAGCCTGATAATCCGGCAGGATCTTCTCCGAGCGCACCGTCACCGCCTGGATGGGCACCAGCAGCGAGTCGTTGTGCGTCTCCGCGGCGATGCGGACTTCCGCGCTCATGCCCGGCAGGACGCCCGCGGGCCGCGCGTCGAGGGCCACGGTGATGGGAAACGTCGTCACCTCCGCCTCCGTGCCCTCGTTCTTGATGAGCGCCTTCTGGGCGATCTCCACCACCGAGCCCTGGAAGGACTCTCCATCCAGCGCGTCCAGCGCCACTTCCGCGGGCTGGCCCGGCTTCAGGTGCACCACCTCGTGCTCGCCCACCTCGATCTTCACCTCCATGGCATTCAAGGCGGCGATGATCATCACAATGTCATCGGACAGGTCCGAGCCACGGACGCGCTCGCCCACCTCGCGCGACAGCTCGATCACATTGCCATCGATGGGCGAGACGAGCGTCGTCTGCGCCAGGTTGCTCGCCGCCTCCTCGTAGACGGCAGACGCCTGGGCCAGACGCTGCCGGGCCGCCGCCACCTGCGCGTCGGCCGTGTCCTTGACCGCCTGCGCCTGCTCCAGTTCGGCGCCCGAGGCCAAGCCCTTGTCCACCAGGCTCTTCACGCGCCCATATTCCGCATGGGTGCGCTGGGCCTCCACCTCGGAGACCTGGACCTCGGCCTTGGAGGCGCTCTGGGACGCCAGGGCCTGCTTCACCGTCGCCTCGAACCGCCGGCGGTCGATGCGCCCCAGCACCTGCCCCTTCTTCACCTGATCCCCGTCCTTCACCAGCAGTTCCACGAGATCCCCAGAGAGGCTGGAGGAGATCTTCA encodes the following:
- a CDS encoding DNA/RNA non-specific endonuclease, with the protein product MSKLSVVAVFGLWLAGCGAQDLSGEEIASQLEQDFGGPDGLMDFFESHTENEIRWAMEPYGVGFVTPALITDCPQVFPSSDRNTWHTLNGKYHFIDSSGRPHRAYAYLPPISTAARNDTCQGNVGRWGDAADPSNDYDGGHLIGSQLGGWGGRANLVPQDANFNRGSWVALENKMAKCAGLPSGRLRYYIGANYPNSSTIIPNNLTMEIRNQATGGSVSLSFSNTDGGGSNGANEKNRGVSFLTSQGCN
- a CDS encoding alpha/beta fold hydrolase, with translation MIQATGTYLLTIPLPLEEGGLLDGTQVAYETYGEPSGENSVVLLHDLAQSHRALGPVEASAYQASGWGRELIGEQRPLDPSSLHILSPNLLGSPFGTTSPLTQDPYTGEPLGPALPLLTVVDMARVLSAFMRGVGLKRVRALIGVGLGGLVALRLAALFPELTAGVVAIGASRALPEPLRNRIGMFNQLLWMDPEFREGFYPPDGGPRRTLRKLRLEYLRLLYGRELLTARYRDITTAEQALEADADAFSATFDANAWSLLSTAYAGCDLTEFLPKIQAQVLLITGASDMLAPPARVRETYHLLSASGVQARYHELQGAGDHGALLTETRRIHGPVRDFLRRLR
- the udk gene encoding uridine kinase, translated to MSSPLVVGIAGGTASGKTTVARKVREALADCRVAFIDQDSYYRDLKDMPLEDRRQVNFDHPDAFDTDLLVHHLKQLKSGHAIEKPAYDFRTSSRQANTVLVEPGDIILIEGILVLHMKEVRDQMDVKIYVDADDDLRILRRLTRDIKDRGRDFDHVVGQYLRHVRPMHMGFVEPSKHFADIIIPHGGNNDIAIGMLVGALRARLAVPPSR
- a CDS encoding multinuclear nonheme iron-dependent oxidase — encoded protein: MSETTGSGARGRSQEAWTLPWRGLGLSSNLNASDPPHPYRLLEDAPGLFDFVEYSAPLSLEETKAHATLYPEMTRNLGQVPVLFHPVHLNLYGPERETAQALAELEAHAQAVGSAWVGNDVGWWHSGGQPFPGYLYIPPPLTQEGLEDCVAHALHVQAALGRPLALENPAVFARRGDMHVLDFMAGLHARTGLPLLIDVGHLLSYQLSARLPLEAGWDGFPFEQVIELHVAGGVVTRRGDRRFYVDDHTQPVRDELFAMLENLLPRCPSLRAVTFEGDGHPPEVAQLTLHRLRKWIPAQARPPLSLSPREAPIPPLPNESKPWELFELGYGARPPEPGDDPEGSRVETDFRLAVVAEQLDRSFPVTRLLMAGTREELRAFTASLEFRELYQGQGRSLDHAFLAFARRRLRAQPDEGCSAALSFEVFLPTLAQRPLAPPGPGEVGLAADAWVGAFPADLSELLYTARALRRHLTGRAWACERLEVSGLESLAQTAQRVVLRPWRFAVRRKAGRWEVQTAPASLLGLLRTLISGPAPEASLPAAGLAEALSRGLVRRGV
- a CDS encoding class I SAM-dependent methyltransferase, producing the protein MFHRKGPTFFELAQQCFSSVEHGYDLLAPKFDHTPFRTPEVVLKKALELVGPSGSIDRALDVGCGTGAAMRHLRPLCRQEVVGVDLSRGMLDEARRRQADAPGGATLTFVQGNALELTYEAEFDVVTSFGAFGHILEKDEPRLVQAIARALRPGGRFLFVTAQPPSMLHPGYWLARGFNAAMHVRNALWKPPFVMYYLTFLVPRARALLGAQGFDVDVREGLLPRPFHGYPIVVATRK
- a CDS encoding ABC transporter permease, coding for MRAFLDNLRLAFGTFLGNPLRSLLTLLGIVIGVTTVITMMALIEGLRIKVNKDLSQLGANTFMATKWPMGFGRFNWQMYAKRPSFTQEDARAIEESCASVNSVAASDDEGGQKIVTSTQETRPSVRVFGATPEYLETSGITVASGRFFGESESVDGRHVAVVGLDVADALLPGQNPLGHEIRVKGRPFTIIGVLQRRGSFLGMMSMDNLVIMPLRSFQQLYGKARSLDLNIQAHDADLVNKAKDEVETLLRRRRDVGPLEENNFELHTNESMTQTFNQLSQVITIAGFGVCLLSLVVGGIGILNIMLVSVTERTKEIGIRKALGARKRRILGQFATEAVMLSLVGGAIGVGLGFGLAFLGRWMLGFPTLVPPWAVALSLGMSSGVGLIFGIYPAARAARLDPVEAMRSD
- a CDS encoding ABC transporter permease — its product is MSFRVDVLEGGRIALYSLKANRMRTVLTTIGIGIGVATLLAIVGIIQGLNASFDRQLATIGSNNLFISKFPWVMGGDWWLYRNRKNFTLAQLEQIRSQSTYLTAISPMVGRAADVAHGEEQLSTVNINGVTNEYLSISGFEVTSGRFLTEADNETTRAVAVLGADVASGLFPGVSPVGQTVRIDGRPFQVVGTLSRKGMMLDNNQDLVVMVPFKTFYALFGKQRAFSMALSVRSTEDVNRAEDQLVGILRRVRNTPPEAPDDFSINRPEMLANTYQQLTGALYGVAVGVGFITLLVGGIGIMNIMLVSVRERTREIGIRRALGARKRTIVVQFLMEASAVSAVGGALGTVVGLGTAKVVSLITPLAADVQWITVVGGVGFAAVVGLLFGIWPAARAANLDPVEALRYE
- a CDS encoding ABC transporter ATP-binding protein, coding for MNITRVFSVGGEEVRALRGVSFGISRGEWVAIIGQSGSGKTTLMNVLGCLDTPSSGSYILNGKDVARMNDDELALIRNKEIGFIFQTFQLLPRETALANVELPLVYRGVSARERRDRAKAALEKVQLGHRMHHRPNELSGGQRQRVAIARALVAEPSMLLADEPTGNLDSATGEEIVRLFEELHRAGHTLVLVTHEPKLAARCPRAVRLSDGEVVADGPGREVALTNLIIPAAQGAGGL
- a CDS encoding efflux RND transporter periplasmic adaptor subunit, with product MKWWKGVIAGILFLGAAGITAGGLRDRPPPSVEVQLAKVHKGPITRTITGAGKVQAATTVKISSSLSGDLVELLVKDGDQVKKGQVLGRIDRRRFEATVKQALASQSASKAEVQVSEVEAQRTHAEYGRVKSLVDKGLASGAELEQAQAVKDTADAQVAAARQRLAQASAVYEEAASNLAQTTLVSPIDGNVIELSREVGERVRGSDLSDDIVMIIAALNAMEVKIEVGEHEVVHLKPGQPAEVALDALDGESFQGSVVEIAQKALIKNEGTEAEVTTFPITVALDARPAGVLPGMSAEVRIAAETHNDSLLVPIQAVTVRSEKILPDYQAPVEGGGLQARRKTESLAKVVFVVDTDNKAQVRRVRTGIASDTELEILEGLRDGDRVVEGPYRTLSKDLNHGDIVSEPSQGGPGMKGGHKS